In Aquila chrysaetos chrysaetos chromosome 24, bAquChr1.4, whole genome shotgun sequence, the genomic stretch AGGCGAGTGTTACCAcgagcttttttttctttctgtcttcagaaaaaacGCGGTGAGATTCCTTGCTACTGGGAGAATGAACCAGCTGGCTGTCAAAAATCCAACTGCGCGTTCCGTCACACGAAAGGACGTTATGTTGATGGACGCTTCTTCCCGCCGAGCAAAAGTGAGTTTCTTGGgtcctttttctttaagcattAAAGAATTACTTAGGAGTGGGTACAATGCCGTAGAAGGCATCGAGTAACTGCTCACTGATGAGTGTAGGGAGAAGTGTGCAGTCACAGGCTCTCAGCTAAACGGACTGTAGTTCTGGtactgaatttttcctttcatgctcAGCTTCTCTGTGCTTTGTGGGATCTTTGCACTTCAGGTTGCTTTCCCTTCATTTAGTCCTTTCTGGATGGTAGGGTGGCGAGATTAGTGTGTGAAGGGAAGCCGTTGTTCCTAGTGTGTCCGTAGGGGTGGGGAATAGGAAACTCTGAATTCAGTAGCCAGGTGGGTTGTCTACCTTATCTGCCGTCTCTAGACAGTGAGCGCAAGGGTGGGGTCAAAGCTTTAAATGGCCAAATGAGAGATGATCCTCGTCTTCCTCTAGCTACGCTTGCGAGTCCACCTGAGCCTGCAGAAGACGATGTGAAAATGGCTCAGGCGTCCCTGCAGCAAACCAAACTTTCTGTCCAGTCAAATCCCTCTCCGCAGCTGAGGCGGGTGATGAAAGTGGAAAACTCTGAAAAGGTCCCAAGTCCTACACATCCTCCAGCCAGTTGTAATCAGTGCTGCAGATGATGATGAAGATGGGTACTTTTTACTTACTGAAGGCATTTCTGCTGGAGGTGAATGTATAAATGACGGCATGCCTGAACCGTGTAGTGTTTAAAGCTACGGACGAGAGTCTGGagccttaaatattttttccccgGTGTAGCTCTTGCTTATATGAGCTTGTCAAGTCAATATAGctgtttcaaaaaaacctcCTACAAACAGTTGCTTGTAGTTAAGAATGCGAACAGAATATGAACCGTGGACTGAAATGTCATTGTAGGAGCTACATAAGCATGAAACGCCTTGTATAATCCCTGCTCCATAACTGAATAGGTTTATTTTGGACTTTCAGAGGCTTTCTGAAGAAGGAGGTGAAACTACAACACCTGTCCAGCAAGCGGCAACAGAAGCCCATGGTGGATCGCGGATAATTTCCACTAGGAAAGGCAGTGCTAATACAAAGCAAGGTATTCTAGCAGCTGTAGTAGGATGGATTGGAAGGAGAACTTGACGATAAACTCCAAAGCGATATGTTCTGAAACTACGATAGAAGATAGGGTAGCTGGATGGAGTCAGTTATTTCCTGGGCTCATTCCTGTCTAATGATGTCGTGCGTCCCTTGGGTCAGACAGGTCAACTCCTCCTTGTTGacttttgtaaaacaaaatagagCCACAGCGTGGAGTTTAAATGCCTGCAAATGTGTCCTTTCAAACATTGTGGGAAGCCATGTCTAATGACAGAGGAATCTAACATCGTGTAGATGGATTAAAACGCTTAAAACGGTAGGTTTTACTCTGTAGGACGGGAAGAGGGGTGAAGAAAGGTGCCAATTGCTTACCAAAACGCCCATGCGTTCTATGGCTTTTTTGACTTGTGGGGAGTGTTGAGAGGGTTGATTTGGAAGACTTTGGAAGGGTTCTGAGCTGTAAGCAGCTTGAGGATGTGTGCTCTTCAAGATGTGCCTTTAAGCCTCAGCTTCATtaaccattttctgttttcagaggagaacttaaattttggaataaaaacaCTTGAAGAAATCAAATTGgagaaactaaaggaaaaaacaaaaaaccaaggtGGTGAGTTAATATCCCTTACTTTCTTATCCTTCTGCCTTCTGTTCACCTTcatccaggttttttttttttttttttttttaaccttctgatACTACCTGGATAGCTGGCTGTGCGCTGGTGAATACAATTCTTGGCCcgagaaaggaaattttttggGGCTGTTGGGTTCAGACTGGGAGGTGATTGCAGCTGAGAGCTGCTTGAGGGACAGACTTGCATGCTTAGTTGCAGGCCTTGAGCTCCTTTGGCGTGCaatctgttttcttaaactCAAACAGCTGATATTCTAGATTGGAATTCCAAGGGCAAATCAGAGGGAAATTGCTCATTTCTCTTATTTACGTGCAGTGGTCATTGTACGTTTGACAGTAATGGGTAACTACTGTCTTTGGTCTTTGTGATAGTTCttgtgttttggttggttttttgtttgtttttgtttctgttttttttttctcctaaatatcCTTATGTTTTGCTTGCTATGATCAGAAGGTCCTTCAGGAGTTTCTGTTCCTCCGCTCCAATCTCGGGCTATTCCTGTgccagaaaaggaaattgtaCGGACGGTAGTGAGAACTGTGACTCTGTCTACAAAGCAAGGTAACAGCGAATACTATTGTTTCCATTTCATGGCTCCTCAACCGAAAGGTTAAGTAATAATTAAGATCATTCAGACACGTTAGCCTGCTGGTGCTGCCTTTTCTAATTAAAGCCATGCTTTTATGCTTAAAGGCCCTGGTTTGATTGCAAATATTTGGCATTTGTAGGTGCTCAGTTTGTTGTGTTGCAATAAAAGATCCAGCAGTGTTTTTTATCAGCCTGACGTTAAGCTGTAGCTCATCATGTCTGACAGCATCTTACAGACTCTCCAATGTGCTTAATTGGACTTTGATGTTCCCGAAGTTGAGTGGGATTTGTGAATGAGCTAATGTGTCGGCAGCATGGGGCAGAAGCAGCGGTTGGGTTAAGTGCAGttgcagcagagagagagaagctaATGTCAATACAAGTGTCAGTACGGAAATAAGGGGATAACTGACAAACTGGGGAGTGATGAAAGGGAAGACCTATAGAAGACGGTATTATACAAGTCGCCAATTTTGGAAGCATTGACGAGGCTGACGGTGGCACTTGCGGACAGTAGCGTGATACGAGTCTGTGTATAAGTGGTGGTGTTCAGATCTGCACAAATTcctttgaaaggcaaaaaaacgTGTGGCACTACTGCTACTGGTAGTCACTCgttttctgtggtttggctACCCGAAGAGTGCCTTTTGCTGGGACGTGGGCTAGAAGGACAATGCTCTAACTGGCTACTGGTTTCTGTGCAGTGAAGAGATTCTTCTGTGTTGTAGGGGAGGAGCCTGTGATTCAACTGAATCTTGGCGAGAGGATGGGAAAACGGAAAGCCTCCGCAGGTAAGAGCTTTTTGTGAGCTGTTGTTCGGGTGCCCTCATCTGAACGTGACtatatttcagggtttttttgctgcgtgcaggaggaaaatacattttggcaGAGCTGCGTATTGACGGCAGAAGTGGCAAATTTCTTTAGCAGCTGAAAGACAACTATAAGAAAAGATCCCTGGAAGCATTGAAGTTTGTGGCTGACTGTTCTAAAATCCTCCTCCAGAGAAACGTTCTTAAAGTgttgcttgttttctctctttctgaagcTGGTAAAAGTGTCCTTCCGCTAAAGCGCAACCTTGCTGACAGGCTGGGGAAGAAGACAGAGGCTCTGGAGAGTGCTGACAAAGCACCAAAGAGAGGTACGGCTACTAAGCAGACATCTGGATTTGAtgcacagattttctgtttaGGTTTGCTGTTTGTCCTTTCTTCTAAAGGTTCTTTTTGCGTGTTGGTTGAGGGCTCAAGGTAGCTCTGAATCGCAGTGAAGTGATGGGTCTCATTTTGAAATGAGATTTATGAGAACACCAAATGGAGATTTATGCAGTCTGCCgaactttttctgttctctcttgtAGTTCAAGTCCCCAGGTCTCTGAAGGAGAGGCTAGGACTGCCCTCTGAACCGACCAGTAGAGAGACAGGTAAGAACTGGGCATTAAGTACGCTTTCCCCTTTTGTCTTTCCATGAACTTTCATACGGCCCtagaagttaatttaaaaaaacctgattcCTCTTGCTCGAGTGCTGAAGCTGTCCTGTTTAGCCACTGTCAGAGATCTGGCTCTAGGCGGGGGGGTGTTTTCCACTTGTGCCTCATCAAGGTTTCCGCTTGAAAACTGCTGTGAACCGTCAGAAGCTGCAGTATGCTTACGCACAATTAGGATAGAAGCACTGCCAGGAGCAGGAGTTTGAGATGCGAACAGAGAGACAACGGTCTGagaaagtaacaaaataaaatagactAATGCTTTTTGTGTCGCAACTCTCTCCGGATAGCGctagttttcaaaatacaagtgGCTTAAAGGAGGAGAACACCGTGCAGAATGGTGCTGTCCTAAGATGCATTCTTGGGATGACGCAAACCTAGTTTTCCTTAGTACTGTGACAGATTTGGGAGACTTTAAATATTGCTGGACTCTCCTTAAATGTTggtgcttctctttttttttgatgatGACAGAGAAGGCTGCTAAGCCAGCGGGAGAAATGCATGTGAAAACAGTGGAGGAAATTCGACTTGAGAGCGCTCATCGGAGACGAGGAGAACCTCAAGTGAAACCCCAGACTGAAGGACGTCGTAAAACAGAAGATCCCAGCTCGGGGGCAAGACCTTCCCCTGCAGTTCGTGTCATAACTTTCTCAGGATCCCTGGCTGTAAAAAAACGCAAGCGATTGAGGCGAAAGAAGCAAAAACCAGAAGCGTTTCCTACCGAGACAAAAGTTGAGAGCAAACCCAAGAAGCAGAGCATACTTGCGCCGTCTGTGCTCAGCCAAGTGCGCCCGGCAGAGCCGGCAGGTAAAGCCAAGCCAGCGGGAGAAGTGCGTGTTAAAACCTTGGAAGAAATGAAGCGGGAGAAAGCTCTGCGGATGCAGCAGAGTGGAGGAAAAGTGCCAGCTCCACCAGCACAACCCGAACCTGCCCCGACAGGGAGGAGTTTGTTGCGGATCACAAAGCTAATAGGTAATAAGGTGATTTGGTACCTGGCCTGGTGAAGCGCTTCTCCTGTCAAGCAAATTCAGTTTGCTCaggatttgctttgctttttccttctgcatatGCCGTAGAGGGTAGAAGAGTTTAAGGCTACAAAGTCAGAAGGCAAGGAAGTGCCGGAATATGCAACCATATCATTTTCCATGAATCACGTGATAGTTGTCTGTATTTCCCACTGGAAAATTCTTCCACTGAGGAGCTTTGTAGCCTAGtttcttgcttctgtttcttctgccatCCGCTTGTGGTATGAGATCTTCCCTGGGCTGAATCCAGGCTTAGCTTCCTCTTTGGCATATGCGTTGTTTACCTTAGTTATTGATGTATCTATGTTTGCAAAGCATGTATCAGCCTCTTAAGGTGAGGGCCAGTTTTTGTCAAAATTGGCAGAGCACTAAAGATATCGTTGAGATTATATAAGCCACCTAAAAAGAGAATAGTGCGATTGAGGGAAAGAGAGCTCGAACGCTGCAGGGATTGCTTACTGTAGCCTTTCCCTCTGTCCCGTTATTAGACGTGAGGAAGTAAACACAGCAAGGAAACAGAGGTAACCAggttgctttatttctgctgttgacaaaatgatgatttttttttttttgcttgcttgttttgaagcacctggaagagaagaaaagatgataGTGGAATTGAGCAAGCCTTCTCCCAAAGCTGTCTCTGCACCTGCAGAGGTGAGTCCTTTGTGAAGTACATCCATCTATCTATTCAAACAATTTTTGATACATTTTGTTACGTTTCGTTTGTAACTGGCTGCATGCTCCCAGTTTGAGTGTGTTCCTACCTTTCTGCATTTGGTAAGCGCTGCAGCGATGTCGCAAGTCCTGTCACTTTCAGTAGCATTTCCAGACAAGGTGTTAAACCGCAGGCTTTGAATTAATCTTATTATACCTGACAAGGAATAAGAAACCCTATTAGCACCAGATAAAATCTGTGAggttaatgtttttcttctccgtGACTTTATCTGTGAGACTGCAAGAAGGAGATCTTAAAATCCCGGGCTAAGAACTTTAATAGAAAAGGCTAGAGGTTTGTATTGGAGGAAATCAGTCTGTCAGGGAATGCTGTCTTGGGGGAGCTTGTATGACTTCCTGTTGCTGAAAAAGAATGTAACAGATTCCAGCGAGAGTCTTCTGCTCTATTGAAGAAGCTTGCTGTGTTGGGAACTGTAGGCTTTTGAAGCTACTTCCGTAGCAAAGCATGGATCTTGTTACAGGTTACAGGCAACGTTTTATGGGGAAATATGTCAGATCTGAATGGTATTAACATGCTCTGTTCCACATGGAGCTATTTCGGAGGGGTTGCTACTCAagattttcttaatgaaatctCCATAGATTTTTGTCCTCTTAgtcctcttcttttgtttctttctagcCCTCTGATCAGAGTGCAACTAATTCTAAAGTTGAAGTGAAGAGCCTTGAAGAGATCATGTGGGAGAAGCGGCAACTGAAGCAACGCCAAGAAGAGAAGCTTCAGAAGGAAGCAGCTGCTGTGCCATCTCCTATTGAACAGGCAACCAAGGGTAAAACTCCAGCATCAGGGAGTCCTGAATCCAGGGTGGTTTCAGGGTCAGCTTATCAGCTTCCAAAGAGGATATTGGTGAAACCTCCGGGAGATGGGGCTGAAAGCCCCGGAAAGGATGCTGCCGTATCACCGGGGAAACGGGCAGCTCAACTTCTGGAATGGAAAGCTGAAAGTAAGCGTTGACTGTACGTTAAAGCGTTACTTCAGGTCACGCTTtgaaagaaaggcagagggTGACAATTTTCACGTTGCAACTCTGGCtcctttttgtaatttctttgctcctttttATGGCTTGTTGGTAAACAGAGTTTAGGGTGTGGAAAATACTGCTGAGAATCTGGGAAATGGCATGGCAGTGTAATTGTGCTGTCTCCATACACTTAACTAGAAGGATTGTGGGACTGTTAAGAgaacctgtttgttttttttttttttttttttttcctgaggcagAGCAAGACGGTATcagttctctcttcctttttctctagcCAAACGGAAGGTGTGCCTGAAGCCTTTGGATGGGAAAGCCACCTTCCCCACAAAGCAGCCACTGAAACGTAAGGCAGCCGAGAGTCATCCCTCTGCCGTGGCGGCTGTGAAGCCATTGAGTGCCACTGGTGGCGACGGGAAGGAGCCTTCAGCtaaaacagcagctgtggtAAGGACAGCGGCTGAGGCAGTAGTGGGTCCCTAGTAAAAGTTATGGCCAAGTTGTACCCTCCTCTTGGAGAAAAGATGGAAGACTGAAATGTTCTACGGGTCTCTGTTCCCTTTGAAATCCCGAAGTGGTCGACAGGACGCTGGTAgtacctttctgctttttacgAGGTGACTGGCAGTGTTTCCAGAACGCTCTGCTACGTCCATTAATGctgtgttctttaaaaagacCCACGGTCGTTAGTAAACTTTGAGGGAATGCTAACTTTTCTTCAGGTGTGCCCTGGTTCTGTATTTGGGTTAAGGCTCAGCAATGCCAGAGGAGAAGCAGTGGAGGAAGAATCTGCAAAGCAGTCTTTGACCTGTGTATCCTAAAAACCACCTTGCTTCTTCCTAGGCCGTTGTTCCGGCTTTGCCAGAGGACAGCCTCCTCTCCATACGTGGGAGAGAAAAACCCCAAGCCAGGTAACAACCAcaacttgttctttttcttgttcagtgTGCCTTTCACGTGAAACTaagttggtggtttttttcacacGTGGAAGAATTAGAGTTTTGAGATAATTCATGCCAAAGtccagcagaggaaaaatttgTCTGAAATAATAAGCTTCTAGCAGCTGGCGGGACTGCTTATTTAGATTCTTGTCTGAAAATGCTGCAAGTTGGTACAGCTTTTCAGTGGCTTCTGGGGTTTTCTGAACGCCTGCAGAGGTTGACTTGGTAACCTTTTTGCAGTCAAATTAGTAAAGGTGGCAAAGTGTCTCTCTGGCTACAAAAACGGAACCTTCTTTGCCAGACCCCAGATGCTGTGTCTTCGCGGATAAACCCCCAAACTGCAGAATGTACCTGCTGATACATTGGTCTCTAAGAGTAGCCCCAGGTGAATTGAATAACAATCCCTGCGTAAGGCTGAGGTGTGTGTAGGAGGGATTAAACTACCGTTTTAAGAGCTGGTTTGCAGAAAACGTCTCTCTGCTTAAGGAATGTCGTACACTGATTTGCTCTCTTTNNNNNNNNNNNNNNNNNNNNNNNNNNNNNNNNNNNNNNNNNNNNNNNNNNNNNNNNNNNNNNNNNNNNNNNNNNNNNNNNNNNNNNNNNNNNNNNNNNNNgtgcccctccagctttcctcgctggctgggcattgagaagatgaaaaatccttgacttgacattctaaacactactagcaaacactgaagacatcagtgctatcaacattcttcacatactgaactcaaaacatagcaccgtaccagctactaggaaacagttaactctatcccagctgaaactaggacagtatccacccttattctataccattgacgtcatgctcagttcccatacctttagttacatcctggtcaatcaccatcaccttttccatccctttgagacatatgaacaatgagatatagatagatatatatatatatatgtatacatacacagagatatcattcctttagtttatgggttatgttcattaaatgttcattgacTTCATTTAGCTCCTGACTtggctccatctgtcataccagtctttctgggcaggagggatggtgcaaagtcccTCTCAGCGgtagagcagaattgggcttcagtgcagtgtgacgagcagttgacattggacacgcaggaggatggtgtgcaccgttggattgttgcatgctggagtcagttctggttccatcactactgcgctttgctcgttttatcacagtttttcttgcttgatctaagtggTTCTTACTATAGTatatggatatagcatataacaattatagtaatgataacatgcagtagcagggttatatagcaactaatatcatacaggttaattctggctattctcaccactaaaattaaatcccttgaggcacacatcgggacttccccatctttcgcatcacccaccaagtgcacccaggcccttgagcaaaagcaatcccaagAAGGGTTTTaacctttgcctgaggcaggactaacccagactgtcttcccaatatattttttatgtgcactacagggacttcatccccttctacagtacgtaaaaattctgactgggcagggccaccccgattagcagatcctctggtgttgactaaccaggggcttttgctaaatgtgtatcccaagtttgaaagttccacccccccattgctctcaatgtagtctttaacagtccattgtatcgctcaattttcccagaggctggtgcatgataggggatgtgatacacccactcaatgccatgctttggcccaggtgtctatgaggttgtttcagaaatgagtcccgttgtctgactcaattctctctggggtgccatgtcgccacaagacctgcttttcaaggcccaggatagttccgggtggtggcatggggtacagaatagAATATgttccagccatccggtggttgcttccaccattgtgagccacatagcgcttgccttggaGAGTTTGTGGggtgtgatatagtcaatctgccaggcttccccaaatttatatttcagccatcgtcctccataccacaggggtctttaaccgtttggcttgcttaattgcagcacatgtttcacattcacgGACAACCTGTGCAATCGTCCATTGGTCAAGTCCACCCTTCGGTCACGAGCCCctctatatgttgcatctcttccctgatggcctgaagcatcatgggcccatcgagtcataaatagctcacccttatgttgccagtccaggtccacctgagccacttcaatcttggcagcctgatccacctgttggttattttgatgttcttcagtggcccgactcttgggtacgtgagcatctacatgacgtacttttacaaccagattctcgcggggacgcaatatcttgccacagtgcggcagcccaaatggatttacctctgcgctgccagttgctctgcttccattgctgtaaccacccccacagggcatttgccaccatccatgagtcagtatagagatagagcactggccacttttctctttcagcaatgtctaacgctagctggatggctttcacctctgcaaaatGACTctattcaccttctccttcagcagtttctgcaacttgtcgtgtaggactccatacagcagccttccacctccgatgctttcccacaatgcgacaggacccatcagtgaacagagcatattgcctctcattttctggcagtttattatacagcagggcttcttcagcacgcgtcacctcctcctctggtgacattccaaaatctttgccttctggccagtccggGATCatttctaaaattcctgggcgactggggtttcctatgcgagcccattgtgtgatcagtgcgatccacttactccacgtggcatcagtcgcgtgatgtgtagaggagaccctccctttgaacatccagcccagcactggcagtcgcggtgctaagaggagctgtgtttcagtaccaaccacttctgaggcagctcgaactccttcatatgctgccaatatctctttttcagttggagtatagcgagcctcggatcctcgatatccttgactccaaaaccccaggggtcggcctcgggtctccccaggtgctttctgccagaggctccaggtagggccattctccccggctgcagtatagagcacatttttaacatcttgtcctgctcggactggtccaagggctactgcatgaacaatctcccgtttaatttgttcaaaggcttgctgttgctcacgGCCCCAttcaaaatcattcttcttctgggtcacttgatagagagggcttacaatcagactgtaatttggaatatgcattctccaaaaacccacaacacctaagaaagcctgtgtttcctttttatgagtcggtggagacatagctgctattttgttgatcacatccattgggatctgacgacgtccatcttgccattttattcctaaaaactggatctcctgtgcaggtcccttgaccttactttcttttatggcaaaactggctttcagaaggatttggattattttcctccctttctcaaagacttcttctgccgtgttgccccatacaatgatgtcatcaatgtattgcaggtgttctggagcttcacctttttccagtgcagtctggattagtccatggcaaatggtggggctgtgtttccacccctggggcaatcgattccgagtgtactggacacccctccaagtaaaggcaaattgtggacgacactctgctgccagagggattgagaaaaacgcattagcaatgtcaattgtagcataccacttggctgcctttgactctagttcgtattgaagttctagcatatctggaacggcagcactcagcggtggcgtaacttcattcaggccacgatagtcaactgttagtctccactccccattagactttcgcactggccatatgggactattaaagggtgagcgagttttgctgatcactccttggctctccagttggcgaatcaacttgtggatgggaatcagagagtctcggttggtgcgatattgccgccggtgcactgTCGTGGTAGCAActggcacttgttgttctttaaccctcagcaaccccacaatcgaagggtcttgagagagaccaggcagggtagacagctgttcagtgccctccgtctccaaggcagctataccaaaagcccatcgataccccttcgggtcctgaaaataccctctcctgagatagtctatgccaaggatacacggagcctccggaccagtcacaatggggtgtttctgccattcgttcccagttaggcttacttcagcttccaatacagttaactcttgggatccccctgtcacaccagaaatacagatgggttctgcccctttataacttgatggcattagagtgcactgtgcgccggtgtctactagagccttatactcctgtgggtctaacatgccaggccatcgaatccacacagtccaacAGACCcagttatccctttcctccacctggctggaggcagggcccctctaattctggccagagtatccggtattcacttctcgtaaaattggctcagaagtcccttcaagaggatcagaaataagatcagcccttctactctagaaactggagcagcatttttcctactagaatccccttttgtggtggtttttcctcgcagctcacgtacccgtgcattta encodes the following:
- the LOC115334887 gene encoding zinc finger CCCH domain-containing protein 11A-like isoform X1, producing MSKQGDDCYFYFYSTCNKGDSCSFRHCEAALGKERVCKLWQEGRCFRTTCRFRHMEVDKKRGEIPCYWENEPAGCQKSNCAFRHTKGRYVDGRFFPPSKKENLNFGIKTLEEIKLEKLKEKTKNQGEGPSGVSVPPLQSRAIPVPEKEIVRTVVRTVTLSTKQGEEPVIQLNLGERMGKRKASAAGKSVLPLKRNLADRLGKKTEALESADKAPKRVQVPRSLKERLGLPSEPTSRETEKAAKPAGEMHVKTVEEIRLESAHRRRGEPQVKPQTEGRRKTEDPSSGARPSPAVRVITFSGSLAVKKRKRLRRKKQKPEAFPTETKVESKPKKQSILAPSVLSQVRPAEPAGKAKPAGEVRVKTLEEMKREKALRMQQSGGKVPAPPAQPEPAPTGRSLLRITKLIAPGREEKMIVELSKPSPKAVSAPAEPSDQSATNSKVEVKSLEEIMWEKRQLKQRQEEKLQKEAAAVPSPIEQATKGKTPASGSPESRVVSGSAYQLPKRILVKPPGDGAESPGKDAAVSPGKRAAQLLEWKAETKRKVCLKPLDGKATFPTKQPLKRKAAESHPSAVAAVKPLSATGGDGKEPSAKTAAVAVVPALPEDSLLSIRGREKPQAR
- the LOC115334887 gene encoding zinc finger CCCH domain-containing protein 11A-like isoform X2 encodes the protein MSKQGDDCYFYFYSTCNKGDSCSFRHCEAALGKERVCKLWQEGRCFRTTCRFRHMEVDKKRGEIPCYWENEPAGCQKSNCAFRHTKGRYVDGRFFPPSKKENLNFGIKTLEEIKLEKLKEKTKNQGEGPSGVSVPPLQSRAIPVPEKEIVRTVVRTVTLSTKQGEEPVIQLNLGERMGKRKASAAGKSVLPLKRNLADRLGKKTEALESADKAPKRVQVPRSLKERLGLPSEPTSRETEKAAKPAGEMHVKTVEEIRLESAHRRRGEPQVKPQTEGRRKTEDPSSGARPSPAVRVITFSGSLAVKKRKRLRRKKQKPEAFPTETKVESKPKKQSILAPSVLSQVRPAEPAGKAKPAGEVRVKTLEEMKREKALRMQQSGGKVPAPPAQPEPAPTGRSLLRITKLIAPGREEKMIVELSKPSPKAVSAPAEPSDQSATNSKVEVKSLEEIMWEKRQLKQRQEEKLQKEAAAVPSPIEQATKAKRKVCLKPLDGKATFPTKQPLKRKAAESHPSAVAAVKPLSATGGDGKEPSAKTAAVAVVPALPEDSLLSIRGREKPQAR
- the LOC115334887 gene encoding zinc finger CCCH domain-containing protein 11A-like isoform X3, with translation MSKQGDDCYFYFYSTCNKGDSCSFRHCEAALGKERVCKLWQEGRCFRTTCRFRHMEVDKKRGEIPCYWENEPAGCQKSNCAFRHTKGRYVDGRFFPPSKKENLNFGIKTLEEIKLEKLKEKTKNQGVQVPRSLKERLGLPSEPTSRETEKAAKPAGEMHVKTVEEIRLESAHRRRGEPQVKPQTEGRRKTEDPSSGARPSPAVRVITFSGSLAVKKRKRLRRKKQKPEAFPTETKVESKPKKQSILAPSVLSQVRPAEPAGKAKPAGEVRVKTLEEMKREKALRMQQSGGKVPAPPAQPEPAPTGRSLLRITKLIEAPGREEKMIVELSKPSPKAVSAPAEPSDQSATNSKVEVKSLEEIMWEKRQLKQRQEEKLQKEAAAVPSPIEQATKGKTPASGSPESRVVSGSAYQLPKRILVKPPGDGAESPGKDAAVSPGKRAAQLLEWKAETKRKVCLKPLDGKATFPTKQPLKRKAAESHPSAVAAVKPLSATGGDGKEPSAKTAAVAVVPALPEDSLLSIRGREKPQAR